Proteins co-encoded in one Longimicrobium sp. genomic window:
- a CDS encoding DinB family protein, producing the protein MEIVSIPAFLAYHQNVRARTLRVVNVIPPEHIEWAPGAGAFTFGDLVRHLGAIERYMFAENVAGRPSRYPGHGRELADGHEAVLAYLERTHRESVDIFRGLGPDDLTRRCATPGADSIPVWKWLRSMTEHEIHHRGQLYLMLNLLGVPTPPLYGLTSEEVRARSLADGAGDAGADAPP; encoded by the coding sequence ATGGAAATCGTCTCGATCCCGGCGTTTCTCGCCTACCATCAGAACGTCCGCGCCCGCACGCTTCGCGTGGTGAACGTGATCCCGCCCGAGCACATCGAGTGGGCGCCCGGGGCGGGCGCGTTCACCTTCGGCGACCTGGTGCGGCACCTCGGGGCCATCGAGCGCTACATGTTCGCCGAGAACGTGGCGGGGCGGCCCAGCCGGTACCCGGGACACGGACGCGAGCTCGCCGACGGCCACGAAGCCGTCCTGGCGTACCTGGAGCGGACGCACCGCGAATCCGTCGACATCTTCCGCGGCCTGGGCCCCGACGACCTCACGCGCAGGTGCGCGACGCCGGGCGCCGACTCCATCCCGGTGTGGAAGTGGCTGCGATCCATGACCGAGCACGAGATCCACCACCGCGGGCAGCTGTACCTGATGCTCAACCTGCTCGGCGTGCCGACGCCGCCCCTGTACGGGCTGACCTCGGAGGAAGTCCGCGCGCGCAGCCTGGCGGACGGCGCAGGCGACGCGGGTGCCGACGCGCCGCCGTAG